One genomic segment of Ictalurus punctatus breed USDA103 chromosome 4, Coco_2.0, whole genome shotgun sequence includes these proteins:
- the si:cabz01090165.1 gene encoding leucine-rich repeat and fibronectin type III domain-containing protein 1-like protein has product MERVLLCLSLLVLPIATMLCPKRCTCQNLLPSYTVLCAKTGLLFVPPNIDRQTAELRLMDNFITTLRHRDFANMSSLIHLTLSRNTISLILPYAFADLQELHALHLDANRLTTLDDTHLQGLVNLRHLILANNQLQHISHGAFQDFLETLEDLDLSYNNLINVPWDTIALLVSVNTLSLDHNLIEFVPEGIFSNLHKLARLDMTSNKLKKIPPDPLFLRIPVYAKTKGSPLTALVLSFGGNPLHCNCELVWLRRLTREDDLETCASPKELAGKYFWTIREEEFVCEPPMITRHTSKMFVMEGQEVSLRCRSVGDPEPTTHWVSPDGKLIANTSRTTAYENGSLDILTATVKDSGVFTCIASNAAGEATAPVELVVNPSPHYDPKLEPEPGPSDMPTSIKSNSSGGQTRVEQRVSVTEITATSVTIRWPSQSHIPGVRMYQIQYNSSTDEILIYRMIPASYKLFQLSDLASARDYDLCVLAVYDDGVTALTATRLVGCVSFSTEREYHHCRSLHDQFLGGTMIIVIGGIIVASVLVFIFILLMKYKLHSQHYKQKAERVSNVCSQTNGGQQGAASNPPPPRSSSSSASASKPSILLSQERPESYGAQEGGYGALKGTTVVDLNPEYGKSFKEEDSVSQ; this is encoded by the exons ATGGAGCGAGTGCTCTTGTGCCTGTCTCTGTTGGTGCTGCCCATTGCAACTATGCTGTGCCCAAAGCGTTGCACCTGTCAGAATCTCCTACCTTCCTACACGGTCCTGTGTGCGAAGACTGGCCTGCTCTTTGTGCCACCCAACATCGACCGACAGACAGCCGAGCTTCGGCTCATGGacaacttcatcaccacacTCCGGCACCGCGACTTCGCCAATATGAGTAGCCTCATCCATCTGACTCTGTCTCGCAACACCATCAGCCTCATCCTGCCCTATGCCTTTGCCGACCTGCAGGAGCTCCATGCGCTGCACCTTGATGCCAACCGGCTCACCACGCTGGACGACACACATCTGCAAGGTCTGGTCAACCTGCGCCACCTAATCCTTGCCAATAACCAGCTGCAACATATTTCCCATGGAGCCTTCCAAGACTTCCTAGAGACTCTCGAGGATCTGGATCTGTCCTATAACAACCTGATAAACGTCCCATGGGACACCATAGCTCTCCTTGTGAGCGTCAATACACTTAGCTTGGATCACAACCTCATCGAGTTTGTGCCTGAGGGCATTTTTTCCAACCTGCACAAGCTAGCAAGGCTGGATATGACCTCCAACAAGCTGAAGAAGATTCCCCCGGACCCGCTGTTTCTGCGCATACCAGTTTATGCAAAAACAAAGGGCTCACCACTAACTGCACTGGTGCTAAGCTTTGGTGGAAACCCACTGCACTGCAACTGTGAGTTGGTGTGGCTGAGGCGACTGACACGGGAGGACGACCTTGAGACATGCGCCTCTCCCAAAGAACTAGCTGGGAAGTACTTTTGGACCATCCGTGAGGAGGAGTTTGTGTGCGAGCCACCCATGATCACACGCCACACTTCTAAGATGTTTGTAATGGAGGGTCAAGAGGTAAGCTTGAGGTGCAGGTCTGTGGGAGATCCTGAACCTACAACACACTGGGTGAGTCCAGATGGCAAGCTGATTGCAAACACCTCTAGAACAACTGCCTATGAGAACGGCTCTCTGGACATCCTTACAGCCACTGTGAAAGATTCGGGTGTGTTTACCTGTATAGCGTCCAATGCGGCTGGAGAGGCCACGGCCCCTGTAGAACTTGTGGTGAACCCCTCACCACATTACGACCCTAAACTCGAACCAGAACCAGGACCCTCAGATATGCCCACCTCCATCAAGTCAAACAGCAGTGGGGGGCAGACACGAGTGGAACAACGGGTTAGTGTGACCGAGATAACAGCCACATCAGTAACCATCCGCTGGCCTTCACAAAGCCATATCCCTGGGGTTCGCATGTACCAGATCCAATACAACAGCTCCACGGACGAGATCCTCATTTACAG GATGATTCCAGCCTCATACAAGCTGTTTCAGTTGAGTGACCTGGCCTCTGCGCGGGACTACGATCTCTGTGTCTTGGCCGTTTATGATGATGGAGTCACTGCCCTCACAGCTACACGCCTCGTCGGCTGCGTGTCATTCAGCACTGAGCGTGAGTACCACCACTGCCGCTCGCTCCATGACCAGTTCCTGGGTGGCACCATGATCATCGTCATTGGAGGCATCATCGTGGCCTCTGTGctcgtcttcatcttcatcctgcTAATGAAGTACAAGCTTCACAGCCAGCACTACAAGCAAAAGGCAGAGCGCGTCAGCAACGTGTGTTCACAGACCAACGGCGGCCAGCAAGGAGCGGCGTCTAACCCTCCACCACCCCGCTCGTCCTCTTCCTCCGCTTCGGCAAGTAAACCATCCATCCTTCTCAGTCAGGAGAGGCCAGAGAGTTATGGTGCTCAGGAGGGAGGCTATGGGGCACTCAAAGGCACCACAGTGGTGGACTTAAATCCAGAATATGGCAAGTCATTCAAAGAAGAAGACTCAGTATCGCAATAA